ACAGCCTGTCCACACCTGCCTTCAATGCAATTTCCGCTGCCTGCCTTGCTGTGGAATGGCCGTATTCATTTGCTTTTTGGTCCAGACTTGAATCAGTGGTGGCATCGTGGATTAAAACATCGCTTTCCCTTGCAAATTCAATAAATGATTCATAGGGGGTTGTGTCTCCAGAAATTGTTATCTTTCTCCCGGGGCGATTTTTTCCCAGAACCATGCTTGGAGTTATAATCTTTCCATTCACCTCTACGTTCTCCCCTCTCTGCAATCTCCCGAAAAGACGCCCTTCAGGAATGCCCAATTCAATCGCCTTCTTCTTATTGAAGCGTCCGGGGCGGGCATCTTCCTCAAGGCAGTATGAAAGTGCCGGCACGTTATGACTGGCATTTATACATTTCACCTTATATCCATCGAAATGCACTTTGTCCCCCCCTTCTACCTCATGGGCAATTATGTCATATGCAGGAGTGAAATAACCCAGATGGGTAAGCTGATAGATGAGATGCTTCATTCCGGGAGGGCCATAAACGTTAAGTTCTTTTTTTCTATCGTTGAGTTGCAGCGTCTGGAAAAGCCCGGACAACCCCAAAAAATGGTCACCGTGGAAGTGGGTTATGAAAATATTTGTTATTTGCATGTAGCTCAATGAAGATTTCTGGATCTGTCGCTGAGTTCCTTCTCCACAGTCAAACAGCAAAATTTCCTTTCCTCGCTTGATTGCAATGGCTGACACGCTTCTTTCTGCTGACGGCCATGAGCCGCCTGTTCCTAGAAAATGTATGTAAAGTTGCATGGATAGTGATATGCTAGGGGGTAAAAAATTTTGGGTTGTGCCAATAAAAATAAAAGAATGAAGCACATGCATTATTATGAAAGGAATGAGCTATGCAGATGCGGGTGTGAATATTGGCGTGGAGGAAAAAGCCGTATCGAACATATTATCCGCGGTGGGCTATAAAAATGATAAAGTTGGTTTGGGCGGTCATAAGCTTGTTCTCTGCACCGACGGGGTGGGTTCAAAAGTCATTATAGCAAATGAGATGCGGAAGTGGGATACCGTCGGAATAGACTGCATTGCGATGAATGTTAATGACGCACTTTGCATGGGCGCCCGTCCGTTAGCATTTGTTGATTATCTTGCGATGGAAAAGACAGATCCTGTCATGGCCGAGGAGATAGGAAAAGGGCTGAAGAAAGGAGCGGATATTTCAGGAATTCCCATAATAGGGGGAGAGACTGCCACTCTTCCAGAAATTATAACCGGTTTTGACCTTGCCGGCACGTGCGTTGGTGTTGTTGAAACCGAATTGCCGAAGAAAATTTTGCCTGGAGATATAATCATCGGGTTGAGAAGCAGCGGATTGCATTCTAATGGATATACCCTTGCAAGGAAGATATTTACGGAGAACGGCTATTCATATCATGATACCTTTCCTGGAATGGACGGTAAGATAGGGGATATACTTCTAATACCCACGCAGATATATGTGGGGGAGATTCTGGAACTGATGAAAAGTGTTGATGTGAAAGGAATTGCACACATAACGGGCAGCGGATTGAGAAAGATGAAGCGGATGTCGCTTGATGTCTTATTTTCGATAGATGAACCCTTTGAGCCCCAGAAAATATTCAAGGTTATGCAGGAACTCGGAAACATAAGCGATGAAGAGATGTATCAGACATTCAACATGGGGATGGGCATGGCAATTGTGGTGAGCTTAAATGATGCGAACAATGCCCTGGCGATTCTAAAGAAAAACTCCGAAATGGAAGCCAAAATTGTGGGAAAGGTAAAGAAGGGAAAGGGTGTTGAAGTACCGTCGCTGAGAGTGGAGTATTGAAAGAAGCGAATTTCCAACCCTAGAATCTATACATCTTATCTCTTTTATCCACCTTGATAATAATGATTTTACTTTCCGGTTTATTCAATTCATACAAAACCCTGTATTTTCCAATCCTTATTCTGTAGATATTAGTTTCTCCTCTAATCTTTTTATAAGGATGTCCAAAGGGATTCTCTCTCAATATTTCCACAACATCTTTTATTTTGTTCCTATATCCTTTTCTCAAGTTTTTAACAAAGCTTGCTGCCTTCTTAGAAAAGATCACCTTATACATGTTTAATCAATCGCTAAAAATCTCCTCGGCTTTCACGTACTCTCCCCTTTTGATTTCTTTTCTTATTTCTTCCAGTTCCTTTTTTTCTTCAGGGGATAGTTCCTCGAACCCCAGAAAATTATCGATTTTAGAATTTATCTCATTCAGTATTTTTTCGACATTGCTGATTTTTTTCAAGATAGCATCCGCCATACTAATCTCCTGCTCTTACATATTCCCACGTCCTATATAACATTTAAGGATTTATCCTCGAATGAACCAGGGTTGTGGGAAAGGTAAAGAAGGGAAAGGGTGTTGAAGTACCGTCGCTGAGAGTGGAGTATTGAGAAAGGCAAGGAGAATATTAGTTGGGAAGGTGCAGAACTCGTTTTTGATTTTTATCGAGCGAACCAGAAATGCTTAAATATCGGAAACAGGACTAACTATTATATGGGATGTAACAAGGTGTGGAAAAGAAGCCAAATCCCTGAGCGTACAAAAAAGGAGGTAAAATGAAGAAAAATATTAAAAATAAAATAGTGGTGCTTACAATAGCGATAGTTTTTTCTTTGGTAACGACATCTGGATATTTTGCCGATGCAACAGCTTCAAATCGAACGGTTAATTTATATGTTAAAGGGCAAATGGAAGGAAGTAACATCCTTATGGCAAAAAACGTAAACTATGTAGTGACTGAAAATTTAACTATTACATCCTCTGAAAGCATTGTTGTGGATGGAAAAATCTCTTTGGAGGGAAAAAGGACTAGCATACAACTCATCTGCGGAGGAGATATTACCATCAACGGCGAAATAGTTGCAGAGTATTGTTATCATGGATTAAATTATGCAATAGATGATGATCTTAAAGGGTTTAATAAACTCTCTAATCAACACGGTTTAGCGGGAAATGATATAATAATAAAAGCAGGCATCTCTGTCACCGTAGAAAACGGAGCAGTAATTAAGTCAGGAGACGGTTGGAAGGGCGGTGACATACGTCTAGATTTTAGCGACATGACACAAAATGATGACATTGCGGTTAGAGCAGGGGATGGAGGGAAAGGTGGTGATATAAAAATTTCGGCAAATACTTTAATTTTAGAGGGTGCCATTAAAGTTGGAAATGGGGGAGAAGGTGGTAGCATCATTGTAAATGGAATTCCTTGGGAAAATGACTCAATAAAATGGGTTAGTCTGGTAAAGGAGGGAATAATTGAAGGTGGTATGGGCGGGGATGGGGGAGATGCATATGCATATGCTTCAGGTACAGATGATACAGACTATGGAACAGATGGGGGAGATGGAAATAACGGTGATCCAGGGGCTCATGGTAGTTTTCCAGGAGGAAATGGAGATGCGGGAGGTGCAGGCACAGATGGTGAGAATGGAGGAAATGCTTTAGCAGTAGGTGGAGATGGCAATAGCGGGTATAATGGAGGTGATGGTGGGAATGCATACGCATATGGTGGAGATGGCGGGAATGGAGGCTATGGCGGGAATGGAGGAGAAGGAGACCCTGATGGTGGTAATGGAGGACATGGTGGATCTGCAGGAAATGGTGGAGAGGGAGGTCAAGCAAATGCATGGGGTGGCGATGGTGGATGGGGTATCTCACATGGAGGTGATGGTGGACACGCACAGGCATATGGCGGGAATGGCGGAGGGGGTGGAAATGGTGGAAATGGGTACTTGGGCCTTTCGCAATATTGCGATGGTGGAGACGGTGGAGACGGGAGTAATGGTGGATGGGGTAGAGATGGTGGATATGCACGTGCGGATGGCGGATACGGTGGAACTGGATTCTACGGTGGGAATGGTGGGGATGCAGGAGCATGGGGAGGAAATGGTGGGAATGCAGGAAATGGTGGGAATGGTGGGAATGGTGGAGACAGCGGTAATACGTGGTCATCTCCCGGAGTTGGGGGGAGTGGTGGTTCTGCTGGTAACTATCGTGGGTACGGCGGTGATGCCGATGCATTCGGTGGAAAAAAAGGAACTGGCTTTGGTGGAAGTAGTGGAAGTGAAACTTCACAGGATGGCAACAACGGTGACTGGGGCATGGATGGTGAAGGTGGTAGCGATGGATCATTAACGTAAATGATTAATTGTATCAAATCCATTCCATCTCTTCCTCTTTCTTTTATACGAAAGCCGTATAAAAAAACAGTTAGAGATATAACAAAAGAAAAATTATCATTTCAACCCCTATCGAGATGGTTATGCACGTGGCAGGACAAGGAAACGTGCCCGCGATATCCAGTTGTAAACTATGTACAAAAACAAATCGTATTTATAGCGGCATATACAACCTTTCCCAAATGGATAAAAAAGATACGAGAGGAAGATTCGACTGGAGGAAGAAAGAATGGAACCAAAGGAAGTCGTGACAGAAAGCGTATACATATTAAACCGATTAACGATTATTGTATGATAATATGGGCATGTTAATCAACATAGTTAATAGAAAGATTTTATTTCTGATTTCGGTAGTTCTGTTCATATTTTGGCTAATCGGTGGAGCCATTGAAAATGATGTGATTGGCCTACCTGCTTTTGTGGGATTGCTTGCTATAGCCTCATATTTAATGATATGTTGGATTGAAAATAAATTTGCTCTATCTCTTAACATTGTCGTAAAAATTGTTTCTATCATTGTTTTAGCTTTCGTTTTATATCGGGCAATATTTTGGTCTTTCATGTTTGCATTTTCTGATAAAACTGTTCGCTGGAGTAAAATTATTTCATTCTTTACAATACTGTTCATGCTTTTGATTTCTGTTATAATTTTAAAAAAGATTTATTTAGACAAACAGACCTGATTTAAAAATTGGGGGAACGCTTGCCCAAGTGCACGAGTATTGTGCTTAGGAATGCTTCATCTACTTGACTTCGCCACTTAATCATTGCCCAAAGAAAAAGATAT
This Candidatus Thermoplasmatota archaeon DNA region includes the following protein-coding sequences:
- the rnz gene encoding ribonuclease Z is translated as MQLYIHFLGTGGSWPSAERSVSAIAIKRGKEILLFDCGEGTQRQIQKSSLSYMQITNIFITHFHGDHFLGLSGLFQTLQLNDRKKELNVYGPPGMKHLIYQLTHLGYFTPAYDIIAHEVEGGDKVHFDGYKVKCINASHNVPALSYCLEEDARPGRFNKKKAIELGIPEGRLFGRLQRGENVEVNGKIITPSMVLGKNRPGRKITISGDTTPYESFIEFARESDVLIHDATTDSSLDQKANEYGHSTARQAAEIALKAGVDRLYLVHISPRYRDAKPLEKEAREVFPESYVTRDFMEVEVKLKK
- the purM gene encoding phosphoribosylformylglycinamidine cyclo-ligase, which gives rise to MKGMSYADAGVNIGVEEKAVSNILSAVGYKNDKVGLGGHKLVLCTDGVGSKVIIANEMRKWDTVGIDCIAMNVNDALCMGARPLAFVDYLAMEKTDPVMAEEIGKGLKKGADISGIPIIGGETATLPEIITGFDLAGTCVGVVETELPKKILPGDIIIGLRSSGLHSNGYTLARKIFTENGYSYHDTFPGMDGKIGDILLIPTQIYVGEILELMKSVDVKGIAHITGSGLRKMKRMSLDVLFSIDEPFEPQKIFKVMQELGNISDEEMYQTFNMGMGMAIVVSLNDANNALAILKKNSEMEAKIVGKVKKGKGVEVPSLRVEY
- a CDS encoding type II toxin-antitoxin system RelE/ParE family toxin; translation: MYKVIFSKKAASFVKNLRKGYRNKIKDVVEILRENPFGHPYKKIRGETNIYRIRIGKYRVLYELNKPESKIIIIKVDKRDKMYRF